A single region of the Bacteroides luhongzhouii genome encodes:
- a CDS encoding RagB/SusD family nutrient uptake outer membrane protein: MKITYTFIMKVLPVLLATLCWTSCSDFLEEDPKGQLPSDTYFSNKEDLDASLTALYSVIASSQASNNLCGTNFLVGDDISTHPSSNKQPLREHDQFDVKDNNSWLSSMWEQRFKVIKAANFIINNAERTPEVSKDDIKVAIAQAHYWRAYSYFYLVTTWGRVPIMLKEEIDYNAPLKTEEEVYELILSDLKIAETGCPAMYTKEPYARNGINIAVSEGAVKATMAYVYMCMAGWPLNKGVEYYKLAAAKAKEVIDGADNGTYYYKLLPEYSQVYSWEYNNKNTELLLGIYYNRDAMGQAAPLTDFLQDMKQAGWGDTNGEIKFWMNFPEGPRKDATYFPKIMLSDGKLYDWWYDTDPASREVVAPVFMKTAEGAVRGTEFDYTNPTVVNASGEKTFQLLRLSQVYCWYAEATGRAGEINDQAVKVLNEVRNRADGEETDKYTTGMSPDELAEAAYDEHGWEMAGYYWGGIASRARDMFRMYRYKAHFEFRKQNEPIEVAPGVFRKEAVTVTGTWDDSKMYVPYPYEDVILNPNLDNSWKN; the protein is encoded by the coding sequence TTCGTGTAGTGATTTCCTGGAAGAAGATCCGAAAGGGCAATTGCCTTCGGATACCTATTTCAGTAACAAAGAAGACTTGGACGCTTCACTGACGGCTCTCTATTCCGTGATCGCAAGTTCACAGGCTAGTAATAACCTTTGTGGTACGAACTTTCTGGTGGGAGATGATATTTCCACTCATCCTTCCAGTAATAAACAGCCCCTCCGTGAGCATGATCAGTTTGATGTGAAAGATAACAACTCGTGGCTGTCCAGTATGTGGGAACAGCGTTTCAAAGTTATCAAGGCTGCTAATTTTATCATCAATAATGCGGAGCGTACGCCGGAGGTGTCGAAGGATGATATCAAGGTAGCTATTGCGCAGGCGCATTATTGGAGAGCCTACTCTTATTTTTATTTGGTGACGACTTGGGGGCGAGTTCCCATTATGCTCAAAGAAGAAATAGACTATAATGCTCCCTTAAAGACAGAAGAAGAAGTGTACGAACTGATCCTGTCCGACCTGAAAATAGCCGAAACCGGTTGTCCCGCAATGTATACAAAAGAACCTTATGCCAGAAACGGCATAAATATTGCCGTAAGTGAAGGAGCCGTGAAAGCAACAATGGCTTATGTTTATATGTGTATGGCGGGATGGCCGCTAAACAAAGGAGTCGAATATTATAAACTGGCTGCCGCCAAAGCCAAAGAGGTGATAGATGGTGCGGATAATGGTACCTATTATTATAAGCTGCTGCCGGAATATAGTCAGGTATATTCATGGGAATACAATAATAAGAATACGGAGCTGCTGTTGGGTATCTACTATAACAGGGATGCAATGGGGCAGGCCGCTCCTTTAACTGATTTCCTTCAGGATATGAAACAGGCCGGTTGGGGAGATACGAATGGAGAAATCAAATTTTGGATGAATTTTCCTGAAGGTCCTCGCAAAGATGCTACGTATTTCCCTAAAATCATGCTTAGCGACGGGAAACTATATGATTGGTGGTATGATACTGATCCAGCTTCCCGCGAGGTGGTTGCCCCTGTCTTTATGAAAACGGCAGAAGGAGCGGTGCGTGGAACAGAATTTGATTATACAAATCCTACCGTAGTCAATGCGTCGGGTGAGAAAACATTTCAGTTGTTACGCCTTTCGCAAGTATATTGCTGGTATGCCGAGGCGACAGGCCGTGCGGGAGAGATCAATGATCAGGCGGTCAAAGTTTTAAACGAGGTACGCAACAGGGCAGACGGTGAAGAGACTGATAAATATACGACAGGTATGTCTCCCGATGAACTGGCGGAAGCAGCTTACGATGAACATGGCTGGGAAATGGCGGGATACTATTGGGGAGGAATTGCCAGCAGAGCCAGAGATATGTTTAGGATGTACCGTTATAAGGCTCATTTTGAATTCCGTAAGCAAAATGAGCCTATTGAGGTGGCACCCGGAGTTTTCAGGAAGGAAGCAGTAACAGTCACAGGAACTTGGGATGACAGTAAAATGTATGTTCCTTATCCTTATGAAGACGTGATTTTAAATCCGAACCTGGATAACAGCTGGAAAAACTGA
- a CDS encoding L-threonylcarbamoyladenylate synthase — protein sequence MIEDIKKACQVMNEGGVILYPTDTVWGIGCDATNEEAVRRVYEIKKRADSKAMLVLVDSSVKVDFYVQDVPDVAWDLIEVADKPLTIIYSGARNLAPNLLAEDGSVGIRVTNEDFSRRLCQQFRKAIVSTSANVSGQPGAANFSEISDEIKSAVDYIVGFRQDDMNKPKPSSIIKLEKGGVIKIIRE from the coding sequence ATGATAGAAGATATTAAAAAAGCCTGTCAGGTGATGAATGAAGGAGGAGTGATCCTTTATCCCACTGATACCGTATGGGGTATAGGCTGTGACGCGACTAATGAGGAGGCTGTGCGCCGGGTGTATGAGATTAAGAAACGTGCTGATAGCAAAGCTATGTTGGTGTTGGTGGACTCTTCGGTGAAAGTAGATTTTTATGTACAGGATGTACCTGATGTAGCATGGGATTTGATTGAAGTTGCCGACAAACCGTTGACGATTATTTATTCCGGAGCACGTAACTTAGCACCCAATTTGCTGGCCGAAGATGGTAGTGTAGGGATTCGTGTGACGAATGAAGATTTTTCCAGAAGGCTCTGTCAGCAGTTCCGTAAAGCAATTGTTTCTACTTCGGCTAATGTCAGTGGGCAGCCGGGTGCTGCTAATTTTAGTGAAATTAGTGATGAAATCAAATCGGCGGTAGATTATATCGTTGGCTTTCGCCAGGATGATATGAATAAGCCGAAACCCTCAAGTATTATTAAGTTGGAAAAAGGTGGAGTGATAAAGATAATTCGCGAATAA
- a CDS encoding chloride channel protein, translating into MKGEKLSLLQRCIKWREANIKEKQFILILSFLVGIFTAFAALILKFFIHQIQNFLTDNFNATEANYLYLVYPVVGIFLAGWFVRNIVKDDISHGVTKILYAISRRQGRIKRHNIWSSTIASAITIGFGGSVGAEAPIVLTGSAIGSNLGSVFKMEHRTLMLLVGCGAAGAIAGIFKAPIAGLVFTLEVLMIDLTMSSLLPLLISAVTAATVSYIITGTEAMFKFHLDQAFELERIPFVILLGIFCGLISLYFTRAMNSVEGVFGKLNNPYKKLAFGGVMLSVLIFLFPPLYGEGYDTINLLLNGTSAAEWDTVMNNSMFYGYGNLLLVYLMLIILLKVFASSATNGGGGCGGIFAPSLYLGCIAGFVFSHFSNDFAFSAYLPEKNFALMGMAGVMSGVMHAPLTGVFLIAELTGGYDLFLPLMIVSVSSYLTIIAFEPHSIYSMRLAKKGQLLTHHKDKAVLTLMKMENVVEKDFVVVHPEMDLGELVKAIAASHRNVFPVTDKKTGELLGIVLLDDIRNIMFRQELYHRFTVNKLMTSAPAKIFDTDGMEQVMQTFDDTKAWNLPVVDEEGRYQGFVSKSKIFNSYRQVLVHFSED; encoded by the coding sequence ATGAAAGGAGAGAAACTTAGTTTATTACAGCGTTGCATCAAATGGCGGGAAGCGAACATAAAGGAGAAGCAATTTATCCTGATATTAAGTTTTCTGGTCGGAATCTTCACTGCGTTTGCCGCGTTAATATTGAAATTCTTTATCCATCAGATACAGAATTTCCTGACTGATAATTTCAATGCAACGGAAGCTAACTACCTGTATTTGGTATATCCGGTAGTCGGGATTTTTCTTGCAGGTTGGTTTGTGCGTAATATTGTAAAGGATGACATCAGTCATGGGGTCACCAAAATTCTATATGCCATCTCCCGTAGGCAGGGACGTATCAAGCGACACAATATTTGGTCGTCTACTATCGCCAGTGCCATAACCATCGGATTTGGTGGATCAGTCGGAGCAGAGGCACCGATTGTACTGACAGGTTCGGCAATCGGTTCCAATCTCGGGAGCGTGTTTAAGATGGAGCATCGCACGTTGATGCTGCTCGTAGGTTGTGGTGCGGCAGGTGCCATTGCCGGTATTTTTAAAGCTCCGATTGCGGGACTGGTATTTACCTTGGAGGTGCTGATGATTGACTTAACCATGTCTTCTTTACTTCCCCTGCTGATTTCTGCTGTGACAGCTGCAACAGTTTCCTATATAATCACCGGTACAGAGGCTATGTTTAAGTTCCACCTCGATCAGGCATTTGAATTGGAACGTATTCCTTTCGTTATCTTGCTGGGGATTTTTTGCGGACTGATTTCGTTATACTTCACACGTGCGATGAATTCGGTAGAAGGTGTTTTTGGCAAACTCAATAACCCTTACAAGAAACTGGCTTTCGGTGGTGTGATGTTGAGTGTATTGATTTTCCTTTTCCCGCCTCTTTATGGTGAAGGATATGATACGATTAATCTTTTGCTGAATGGAACGTCTGCCGCAGAGTGGGATACGGTCATGAACAACTCTATGTTTTATGGCTATGGCAATTTGTTGCTGGTTTATCTGATGCTGATTATCTTATTGAAAGTATTTGCTTCCAGTGCGACGAACGGTGGCGGTGGTTGTGGTGGTATCTTTGCTCCTTCGCTTTATTTGGGATGTATTGCCGGTTTTGTTTTCTCTCATTTTAGCAATGACTTTGCTTTCTCCGCTTATTTGCCGGAGAAGAATTTCGCATTGATGGGAATGGCGGGAGTAATGAGTGGTGTCATGCACGCTCCATTGACAGGGGTGTTCCTGATAGCTGAGCTGACAGGCGGGTATGATTTATTTCTTCCGTTGATGATCGTATCCGTAAGTTCATATCTGACAATTATTGCTTTCGAACCTCATAGTATCTATTCGATGCGTTTGGCTAAGAAGGGACAATTGCTGACACATCACAAAGATAAAGCTGTGTTGACGCTGATGAAAATGGAAAATGTGGTGGAGAAAGATTTCGTTGTCGTACACCCGGAAATGGACTTGGGAGAACTGGTGAAAGCAATCGCAGCTTCCCATCGAAATGTCTTTCCGGTGACAGATAAGAAAACGGGTGAATTGTTGGGAATTGTATTGCTTGATGATATTCGCAACATCATGTTCCGGCAAGAACTTTATCATCGTTTCACTGTTAATAAATTGATGACATCGGCTCCTGCCAAAATCTTCGATACGGATGGAATGGAACAAGTAATGCAAACATTTGATGATACGAAAGCCTGGAATCTTCCGGTAGTAGATGAGGAAGGCCGCTATCAGGGATTTGTCTCTAAATCAAAGATCTTTAATTCGTATCGGCAAGTGCTGGTACATTTTTCTGAAGACTAA
- the fmt gene encoding methionyl-tRNA formyltransferase: MKKEDLRIVYMGTPDFAVEALRQLVEGGYNIVGVITMPDKPAGRGHKIQYSPVKQYALEQNLPLLQPEKLKDEAFVEALREWKADLQIVVAFRMLPEVVWNMPRLGTFNLHASLLPQYRGAAPINWAVINGDTETGITTFFLQHEIDTGKVIQQVRVPIADTDNVEMVHDKLMMLGGKLVLETVDAILNGTVKPIPQEEMAVVGELRPAPKIFKETCRIDWNQSVKKIYDFIRGLSPYPAAWSELIASEEAESVTVKIFESEKVYESHQLAAGTIVTDGKKFMKVAVPDGFVSILSLQLPGKKRLKIDELLRGYHLEDGCKMK; encoded by the coding sequence ATGAAGAAAGAAGATTTAAGAATTGTATATATGGGGACTCCCGATTTTGCGGTAGAGGCCCTGCGTCAATTGGTAGAAGGCGGTTATAATATAGTGGGTGTGATTACGATGCCCGATAAACCTGCCGGACGCGGACATAAAATACAGTATTCTCCTGTCAAACAATACGCGCTCGAACAGAATTTACCGTTGCTTCAACCGGAAAAGTTGAAAGATGAGGCTTTTGTGGAAGCGTTGCGTGAGTGGAAAGCGGATTTACAGATTGTCGTTGCTTTTCGTATGTTGCCGGAAGTGGTATGGAATATGCCGCGGCTAGGTACGTTTAATCTTCATGCTTCTTTACTTCCTCAATATCGTGGAGCTGCTCCTATCAACTGGGCGGTTATCAACGGTGATACGGAAACTGGGATTACGACTTTCTTTTTGCAGCATGAGATAGATACCGGAAAAGTCATTCAGCAGGTACGTGTGCCTATTGCAGATACGGATAATGTAGAAATGGTACATGATAAATTGATGATGTTGGGAGGAAAACTGGTTCTTGAAACAGTAGATGCTATATTGAATGGAACGGTCAAACCAATCCCCCAAGAAGAAATGGCAGTTGTCGGTGAACTCCGTCCTGCTCCGAAGATATTTAAAGAAACCTGTCGGATTGACTGGAATCAGTCGGTGAAGAAGATCTACGATTTTATCCGTGGACTATCACCTTACCCCGCTGCCTGGAGTGAACTGATTGCTTCTGAAGAAGCAGAAAGTGTGACCGTGAAGATATTTGAAAGTGAGAAGGTTTACGAATCACATCAATTGGCTGCCGGAACAATCGTGACTGATGGCAAGAAATTTATGAAAGTAGCTGTACCGGATGGATTTGTGTCTATTCTTTCTTTACAACTACCCGGTAAGAAACGACTGAAAATCGATGAATTGCTTCGTGGTTATCACCTGGAAGATGGGTGTAAGATGAAGTGA
- the rpe gene encoding ribulose-phosphate 3-epimerase yields the protein MKPIIAPSILSADFGYLAKDIEMVNRSEAEWVHIDIMDGVFVPNISFGFPVLKYVAKLSKKPLDVHLMIVNPEKFIPEVKALGAHTMNVHYEACPHLHRVIQQIREAGMQPAVTINPATPVALLQDIIQDVYMVLIMSVNPGFGGQKFIEHSVEKVRELRALIERTGSKALIEVDGGVNLETGARLVEAGADALVAGNAVFGAPDPEGMIRQLHEL from the coding sequence ATGAAACCGATTATCGCTCCTTCCATTCTTTCTGCCGATTTCGGATATTTGGCAAAGGATATTGAAATGGTAAACCGCAGTGAAGCGGAGTGGGTACATATTGATATTATGGACGGAGTATTTGTTCCGAACATTTCATTTGGCTTTCCGGTACTGAAATATGTAGCGAAGCTAAGTAAGAAACCGTTGGATGTGCATTTGATGATTGTAAACCCGGAGAAATTCATTCCGGAAGTAAAAGCATTGGGCGCTCATACGATGAATGTGCATTATGAAGCTTGTCCACATCTGCATCGAGTGATTCAACAAATCAGGGAAGCCGGGATGCAGCCGGCTGTAACGATCAATCCGGCTACTCCTGTGGCTCTTCTGCAAGATATTATTCAGGATGTGTATATGGTGCTTATAATGAGCGTGAATCCGGGATTTGGCGGGCAGAAATTCATCGAACATTCGGTAGAAAAAGTTCGTGAACTGCGTGCCTTGATTGAACGGACAGGTTCGAAAGCCCTGATTGAAGTAGACGGTGGTGTGAACTTGGAAACAGGGGCTCGTCTGGTTGAGGCCGGAGCCGATGCACTGGTGGCTGGAAATGCTGTCTTTGGTGCACCGGATCCGGAAGGAATGATTCGTCAGTTGCACGAACTGTAA
- a CDS encoding ComEC/Rec2 family competence protein, whose amino-acid sequence MNSFYIHRYPSIRLLIPWIAGVFCGDHFFDRSWLPLCGILFFGFFAVLSFALYSLKRYSLRWCFGVAVFALCFTGGWLGMTGQLQQAVCSFPEEETVYRVLITDAPQTKEHTYLCQVLLEERRDTAGIYPIGHTAILHLQQDSFSSCLKSGDELLISARISPPLNNQNFDEFDYARFLMRKGISGTGYVASGKWTILSSNTPPLSSANSSISLQRDGMNNFDLKSVASSCRRNMVSLYQELGFTGDELAVLSALTIGDKTELSDSVRESYSVAGASHILALSGLHIGLLYTMLFFILKPVARRGNIGRCVRSVFLLVLLWAFAFFTGLSPSVVRSVSMFSILAMADMVGREPLSLNTLAAAAWLMLFCNPAWLFDVGFQLSFLAVASILLIQKPIYHLITVKSRIGKYVWGLMSVSVAAQIGTAPLVLFYFSRFSVHFLLTNLVVIPLITIILYAAVVMLLLTPFPWLQIGVAGGVKKLLEGLNFFVRWVEQLPYASVDGIWLYQSEVLGIYIVIALVTYYCMNRRYRNLQICLFSILLLGACHATLYWLDRPRTSLVFYNVRGCPAVHCIKSDGQSWINYMDTLSNEKRLKRMAVNYWKHHHLLPPQKITTDCRHAELNRQQQIISYHGCRVCVINDNRWRNKSTVSPLYIQYLYLCKGYDGHLEELAQVFSFSYVILDASLSEYRKHLFESECKKSGLRFISLSDEGSVRFLL is encoded by the coding sequence TTGAATTCCTTTTATATCCATCGATATCCATCTATACGCCTGCTTATCCCCTGGATAGCAGGCGTTTTTTGTGGAGATCATTTTTTTGACCGTTCATGGCTCCCTCTTTGTGGTATTCTCTTCTTTGGCTTTTTTGCAGTATTGTCTTTTGCTCTTTATTCTCTGAAACGCTATTCATTGCGATGGTGTTTTGGGGTAGCTGTCTTTGCTCTTTGTTTCACGGGAGGATGGCTTGGTATGACTGGACAATTGCAACAGGCTGTCTGTTCTTTTCCGGAAGAAGAAACAGTGTACCGGGTTTTGATAACGGATGCGCCTCAAACAAAAGAGCATACTTACCTCTGTCAGGTATTATTGGAGGAACGTCGTGATACTGCGGGTATATATCCGATAGGGCATACTGCGATTCTTCATCTACAGCAAGATTCGTTTTCCTCCTGCTTGAAGAGTGGAGATGAACTGCTGATTTCTGCCCGCATTTCTCCTCCTCTCAACAATCAAAACTTTGATGAATTTGATTACGCCCGCTTCCTGATGCGGAAAGGCATTAGCGGAACAGGATATGTTGCATCCGGGAAATGGACAATCTTATCTTCAAACACACCACCTTTATCTTCTGCTAATTCATCCATCTCTTTGCAACGAGACGGAATGAATAACTTTGACCTCAAAAGTGTAGCCAGCTCTTGTAGAAGAAACATGGTTTCACTTTATCAGGAGCTGGGATTCACCGGGGATGAATTGGCAGTACTTTCAGCACTAACAATAGGAGATAAGACAGAATTAAGTGATTCGGTTCGTGAAAGTTATTCGGTGGCCGGTGCAAGTCATATTCTTGCTTTATCCGGTTTGCATATCGGACTTTTATATACAATGCTTTTTTTTATTCTGAAACCTGTTGCCCGAAGAGGAAATATAGGTAGATGTGTGCGTTCTGTTTTTCTTCTTGTCTTATTGTGGGCCTTTGCCTTTTTTACAGGGCTTTCTCCGTCGGTAGTACGTTCAGTCAGCATGTTTTCGATTTTAGCTATGGCGGATATGGTTGGTCGTGAACCTTTATCTTTAAATACATTAGCGGCAGCTGCGTGGTTGATGTTATTCTGTAATCCTGCATGGTTGTTCGATGTTGGTTTTCAGCTCTCTTTTCTTGCCGTTGCTTCTATCCTGCTTATTCAAAAGCCGATCTACCATTTGATTACCGTGAAAAGTAGAATAGGAAAGTATGTTTGGGGACTGATGAGTGTATCTGTTGCCGCACAAATAGGAACGGCTCCGCTTGTTCTGTTTTATTTTTCCCGATTCTCCGTGCATTTTCTGTTGACGAATTTAGTTGTTATTCCTTTGATTACGATTATCTTATATGCTGCTGTCGTGATGCTTCTTCTGACTCCTTTCCCATGGCTTCAGATAGGAGTGGCCGGAGGTGTCAAGAAGTTACTGGAAGGACTTAATTTCTTTGTCCGATGGGTAGAACAGCTTCCTTACGCTTCTGTAGATGGAATTTGGCTTTATCAGTCAGAAGTGCTGGGTATCTATATTGTCATCGCTTTGGTAACCTATTATTGCATGAATCGCCGATACCGGAATCTACAAATCTGTCTTTTTTCTATCTTGTTGCTGGGGGCTTGTCATGCAACATTGTATTGGCTGGATCGTCCTCGAACGAGTTTGGTCTTTTACAATGTGCGTGGTTGTCCGGCAGTACATTGCATAAAGAGTGACGGACAATCCTGGATAAACTATATGGATACTCTCTCCAATGAAAAACGTCTGAAACGCATGGCAGTTAATTACTGGAAGCATCATCACCTTCTTCCTCCCCAAAAAATAACAACTGATTGCCGGCACGCTGAACTTAACCGTCAACAGCAGATTATATCTTATCATGGTTGTCGTGTTTGTGTCATAAACGATAACCGTTGGCGAAACAAATCCACCGTTTCTCCGTTATATATTCAGTATCTTTACTTATGCAAAGGGTATGACGGCCATCTGGAAGAACTCGCACAGGTCTTTTCTTTCTCTTATGTCATATTGGACGCGTCCCTCTCGGAATACCGCAAACACCTCTTTGAGAGCGAATGCAAGAAATCCGGTCTGCGATTTATCTCTTTATCCGACGAAGGTTCTGTCCGCTTTTTGCTCTAA
- a CDS encoding DHH family phosphoesterase — protein MLTKVIEQAKIDHFTKWFERADKIVIVSHVSPDGDAIGSSLGLYHFLDSQEKTVNVIVPNAFPDFLRWMPGSKDILLYDRYKDFADKLIAEADVICCLDFNALKRIDDMADAVAASPARKIMIDHHLYPEDFCKIIMSYPKISSTSELIFRLICRMGYFSDISKEGAECIYTGMMTDTGGFTYNSNNREIYFIISELLSKGIDKDDIYRKVYNTYSESRLRLMGYVLSNMTVYSDCNSALITLTKAEQSKFNYIKGDSEGFVNIPLSIKNVCFSCFLREDTEKPMIKISLRSVGTFPCNQLAAEFFNGGGHLNASGGEFFGTMEEAKAVFEKALEKYKPLLTAKS, from the coding sequence ATGTTGACGAAAGTAATTGAACAAGCCAAAATAGACCATTTCACCAAATGGTTTGAACGAGCTGACAAAATAGTAATTGTATCTCATGTTTCTCCTGACGGCGACGCTATCGGTTCTTCACTGGGATTATATCATTTCCTGGATTCACAGGAAAAAACAGTAAACGTAATTGTGCCGAATGCCTTTCCCGATTTCCTGCGATGGATGCCGGGCAGCAAGGACATTCTTTTGTATGACCGTTACAAAGATTTTGCCGATAAGTTGATAGCCGAAGCTGACGTAATCTGTTGTCTCGACTTCAATGCACTGAAGCGTATTGACGATATGGCAGATGCTGTGGCTGCATCTCCTGCACGTAAAATCATGATCGATCATCACCTGTATCCCGAAGATTTCTGTAAGATTATAATGTCTTATCCTAAGATTTCCTCTACTTCCGAATTGATATTCCGGCTGATTTGTCGTATGGGATATTTCAGTGATATCTCGAAGGAAGGCGCAGAATGTATCTACACAGGCATGATGACAGATACAGGAGGATTCACTTATAATTCAAATAACCGGGAAATTTATTTTATTATCAGCGAACTGCTTTCTAAAGGAATCGATAAGGATGATATTTACCGTAAGGTGTATAATACCTATTCGGAGAGCCGTTTGCGTTTGATGGGTTATGTACTGTCGAACATGACTGTTTACTCAGATTGCAACTCGGCATTAATCACATTGACAAAAGCCGAGCAAAGTAAGTTCAACTATATAAAAGGTGATAGCGAAGGCTTTGTGAACATTCCCCTTTCTATCAAGAATGTCTGTTTCTCCTGCTTCTTGCGGGAAGATACAGAGAAGCCGATGATTAAAATCTCCCTTCGTTCGGTAGGAACCTTTCCATGTAATCAGTTAGCAGCTGAGTTTTTCAACGGTGGCGGACATTTGAACGCTTCGGGCGGTGAGTTTTTCGGAACGATGGAAGAGGCAAAAGCAGTCTTTGAGAAAGCGCTTGAGAAGTATAAACCTTTGCTAACAGCAAAAAGCTAA
- a CDS encoding DUF4827 domain-containing protein, with product MKKLVFLFLSLLTAGSLFQACDNSKTYAEMLEDEKNAVNKFIKDNDIRVISLEEFERDTVTASKEAGNEYDEYVAFSNGVYMQIVDRGGKEKDKDGVEFINKVDTFANNNIICTRYVEKDMMTGEVTCFNVPLEEWMDVPDYYKFPLTFRYVQNASTVYGIVLSGSLDYDLLWNSNGYGTAIPSGWLIALPYLRNNAHVRLIVPSKMGHTTAQQYVNPYFYDIRKFEKAKS from the coding sequence ATGAAGAAACTTGTATTTTTATTTCTCTCTTTGTTAACCGCCGGAAGTCTGTTCCAGGCATGCGACAATTCGAAGACTTATGCAGAAATGCTGGAAGACGAGAAAAATGCGGTGAATAAGTTCATCAAAGATAATGATATCCGTGTCATTTCATTGGAAGAGTTCGAACGGGATACTGTTACAGCTTCGAAAGAAGCAGGAAATGAATATGACGAATACGTTGCTTTCTCCAATGGTGTATATATGCAGATTGTAGATCGTGGAGGAAAAGAGAAAGATAAGGATGGAGTTGAATTTATTAACAAGGTAGATACTTTTGCTAATAATAACATCATTTGTACTCGTTATGTAGAAAAGGATATGATGACAGGAGAGGTTACTTGTTTCAATGTACCTTTGGAAGAATGGATGGATGTTCCTGATTATTATAAGTTTCCATTAACATTCCGTTATGTACAAAACGCGTCTACTGTTTATGGAATCGTTTTATCCGGTAGTTTGGATTACGATTTATTATGGAATAGTAATGGCTATGGAACCGCAATTCCATCCGGATGGCTGATTGCCTTACCTTATTTGCGTAATAATGCCCATGTACGCTTGATTGTACCTTCTAAGATGGGACATACGACTGCACAACAATATGTCAATCCTTATTTCTATGATATCCGGAAGTTTGAGAAAGCAAAAAGCTAA
- the glmM gene encoding phosphoglucosamine mutase, translating to MTLIKSISGIRGTIGGGAGEGLNPLDIVKFTSAYATLIRKTCKVKSNKIVVGRDARISGEMVKNVVVGTLMGMGWDVVDIDLASTPTTELAVTMEGACGGIILTASHNPKQWNALKLLNEHGEFLNAAEGNEVLRIAEAEEFDYADVDHLGSYRKDLTYNQKHIDSVLALDLVDVEAIKKANFRVAIDCVNSVGGIILPELLERLGVKHVEKLYCEPTGNFQHNPEPLEKNLGDIMNLMKGGKADVAFVVDPDVDRLAMICENGVMYGEEYTLVTVADYVLKHTPGNTVSNLSSTRALRDVTRKYGMEYSASAVGEVNVVTKMKATNAVIGGEGNGGVIYPASHYGRDALVGIALFLSHLAHEGKKVSELRATYPPYFIAKNRVDLTPEIDVDAILAKVKEIYKNEEINDIDGVKIDFADKWVHLRKSNTEPIIRVYSEASTMEAAEEIGQKIMDVINELAKK from the coding sequence ATGACTCTAATCAAATCTATCTCTGGAATCCGCGGAACCATCGGCGGAGGAGCGGGGGAAGGACTGAACCCGCTTGACATTGTAAAATTCACCTCAGCTTATGCTACTTTGATTCGTAAGACCTGCAAAGTGAAGAGCAACAAGATTGTTGTGGGGCGCGATGCCCGCATTTCGGGTGAAATGGTAAAAAACGTAGTAGTCGGCACATTAATGGGGATGGGTTGGGATGTAGTAGATATCGATCTTGCTTCTACCCCGACCACAGAACTTGCTGTGACGATGGAAGGCGCCTGTGGCGGTATTATCCTGACAGCTTCTCATAACCCGAAACAGTGGAATGCACTGAAATTGCTGAATGAACATGGTGAATTTCTGAATGCAGCCGAAGGCAACGAAGTACTTCGTATTGCTGAAGCTGAAGAGTTTGACTATGCCGATGTCGATCACTTGGGATCTTACCGCAAAGACCTGACTTATAATCAGAAACATATCGACAGTGTATTGGCTCTTGACCTGGTGGATGTAGAAGCTATCAAGAAAGCCAATTTCCGTGTAGCGATTGACTGTGTGAACTCTGTAGGCGGTATCATTCTTCCTGAACTTCTTGAACGTTTGGGGGTGAAACATGTAGAAAAACTCTACTGTGAACCTACCGGAAATTTCCAACACAACCCTGAACCGCTTGAAAAGAATCTCGGTGACATCATGAACCTGATGAAAGGGGGCAAAGCAGATGTAGCATTCGTTGTAGACCCAGACGTTGACCGCTTGGCAATGATCTGCGAAAATGGTGTAATGTACGGTGAGGAATATACACTGGTTACTGTGGCTGACTATGTACTGAAACATACTCCGGGGAATACAGTTTCTAATTTGAGTTCTACCCGTGCCCTGCGTGACGTAACCCGCAAATATGGTATGGAATACAGTGCTTCTGCTGTAGGTGAAGTAAACGTTGTAACGAAGATGAAAGCAACCAATGCCGTTATCGGTGGTGAAGGAAATGGTGGAGTGATCTATCCTGCCAGCCACTATGGCCGTGATGCATTGGTAGGTATTGCTTTATTCCTTAGTCACCTGGCTCATGAAGGAAAGAAAGTTAGCGAGCTTCGTGCCACTTATCCTCCTTACTTCATAGCTAAGAACCGTGTCGACCTGACTCCGGAAATCGATGTAGATGCTATCCTTGCAAAAGTGAAGGAAATCTATAAGAATGAAGAAATCAATGATATCGACGGTGTGAAGATTGACTTTGCTGACAAATGGGTACACTTACGTAAAAGTAATACAGAGCCGATCATCCGCGTATATAGCGAAGCTTCTACCATGGAGGCTGCTGAGGAAATCGGTCAGAAGATAATGGATGTGATTAATGAATTAGCCAAGAAATAA